The Arachis duranensis cultivar V14167 chromosome 9, aradu.V14167.gnm2.J7QH, whole genome shotgun sequence genomic sequence AGATAAGATCTCTTGTTTTCTCATATGACAAATTGATTCGGTAATTCAGATCGCCCAACCAAATTACTCTCCTGCAAAtacaaaaattgaaattgatcTAAGTCATTATGTTACGtttcttttcatacaaaacatATAAGGCCATATAAGTAATTtcctatataaatatatataagagaGAAAATCTCAAACTAgcagaatttattatttgaggAAGTATAGGAAGCTAATGGAGTATCTGTACAATGCATATAATAGGGGTTTAGAGATGTTCGATTCAGTAGGATATCAGATGTTTATTATTCCTGGTATCCGGATAGTTATTATGTATAGTATGGGTGTATTGTATATGagaaattagtagtattttatcctgaatgttcattttttaactcatattgaGTCAAATAAATAgctcattgtacacattgtacaaatatttcattggctcctTAGCGagattcttattatttttggctaGTACTTTTAGTCGATCAGTTCAATTATTTTAGTCTAATAATCCAATAACATACTTTTAACCGAAGACATAGACTTACTCATGATCAAGAATATCCATAGGAAGTTGAATATCAGAAAGTGAATGAAAATGAGTTCTGTGATGAATCTCACGCACATCAGCATTCCTTCTGAGTTCATCCCCTTCTTTCTCACCAGCAGTCAGATGTGTGCATATAAAACAAAACAATGTTTGATATATGGACATGCTGATAGATATTGAACCCtgaaaataacacaaaattaTCTTTATTCATCTATCATTATTCTCCTATAATGATAACAATAATCATAAACCACAACAACAAATTAAACTCACTAGACCTTGTTACCAATGTATCCCATAACACCAACTCCAACTGTTGAAACCTTCAAATTCTGAATGTGTTTCCTCAGATTCCTCCGAACCCAGATGGTGATGAAGATTCCAACCATCTGTTTGCTCACTATTCTTACATAGGATGAtcttctcttcctcctcatcAATGCTTCAAGATCAATCTCACCAAGCAAACCTATGTCATCCATCATGGTGGTTGGTTTGAAAGAATCATAAGTTCTGAAAGACTTCATTGTCTTAAATGACTTGAAAGTTTTCAAAGTCTTTGATTTGTTCAACACTTTCTGTGGCTGCAGATGCATTGGTTGCTCTGGCCAACTCAATCCAATTGATGTGTCCATGTTTATGTTTTCCTCCATGGGCGAGTCTTCGTTGCGAAAACAGTTTAGCCTGTTCAGCTTTCTTGGGTAAGAAGGTATCTGGCTTTGCAAATCAGAATCAGCATTTTTGATGGATTCTTCTGTGGCAATGTCACCAACATTGTTGCCTTCTTCTTCATTGAATGGATGAACTTCTTCACCAATGTCACTGTCACTTTCCTCAAGTAGAATCTCTTCTGCTACATCCGGGATGTCGGCCGTTGGCTTGAATCTGGAGGGAGAGGGAGGATCACTGAAGGATTTCATCTTAGTTGCCGGAGGCCTAACTCTGTTAAGTGTTTCTCTGATGATGTTTTCCCATTTTGGCGCGCGCCGAGTGTCTTCAGCACCAAAGATATTGCCAGGGTTCAAAGGTACAATCTCTTGAAAACTGAAAAATCATATATAGAAAGCTCTTATTGGATCCAGAAATCTTGTAAAGATGAAATATTTAGTGACATTATATGAGAATGTATGAATTACCCAAGAACATAGATATCAGCAGGGTGGTTGAtgcataaccaatcatcaatgTCTAAATCATCAGGTGGAGCTTCTCCTCCAACATTCCATGT encodes the following:
- the LOC107467851 gene encoding type IV inositol polyphosphate 5-phosphatase 3, producing the protein MKQRSTNNPQAFWGSVVMRKWLNMGTNQTDYTADDPDDQNDPDSHSDSDSDSPHSHTNQDFIPRLRRQKSLTSRAQYINNKELRICVGTWNVGGEAPPDDLDIDDWLCINHPADIYVLGFQEIVPLNPGNIFGAEDTRRAPKWENIIRETLNRVRPPATKMKSFSDPPSPSRFKPTADIPDVAEEILLEESDSDIGEEVHPFNEEEGNNVGDIATEESIKNADSDLQSQIPSYPRKLNRLNCFRNEDSPMEENINMDTSIGLSWPEQPMHLQPQKVLNKSKTLKTFKSFKTMKSFRTYDSFKPTTMMDDIGLLGEIDLEALMRRKRRSSYVRIVSKQMVGIFITIWVRRNLRKHIQNLKVSTVGVGVMGYIGNKGSISISMSIYQTLFCFICTHLTAGEKEGDELRRNADVREIHHRTHFHSLSDIQLPMDILDHERVIWLGDLNYRINLSYEKTRDLISKKQWSKLFEKDQLAKEMEKGVFEGWSEGQLNFAPTYKYEANSDKYYGEDPKIGRRVPSWCDRILSYGSGLRLLSYRREEIKLSDHRPVTATYMAEVEVFSPRKLQKALTFTDAEIENAEVFNNLANWNI